The Gigantopelta aegis isolate Gae_Host chromosome 9, Gae_host_genome, whole genome shotgun sequence genomic sequence aaaaaagagaaatatagacagaaagaaagatatagagacagaaagagtgaaaaaagagagatagagacacagagagaaagggacaaaaagagagatagagacacacAGAACGagaaaaccacacacacacacacacacacacacagagagagagagagagagagagagagagagagagagagagagagagagagagagagagaggcagagacagagggagagagagacagagataacGACTACAACTATCTGAAATCATTACAGACATCTTCTAAAGCTCCGTGGACGGAGAACTATCGAGTGATGACGTCATCAGGTGGCGAGGTGGATGCCGACAACGTGCTCAAGTTCATGACGAAATGGGTGCCCGAGGCGACACTCCCCAGCAGCGACCACGTGATGCTGTTTACAGGGTCAGTTATCACTGATACAATGCATAAAACAGGGCTTTCAAATAGACCTAGATCGTGGAGTGATTATACCatgtcataaaatatatttcgtaatgcaaaatacaaacacaacttcaGTCTTCATAGCATCGTGTGTAACGGTTATCGTCAACTGCCTTCATAAAAAAACATACACCTGTCGCCATGGAGTGCCCAGGGtcgttgttgtgttttgttttgattttgttcatttttattttatttttattttttcttcttctaataTTATGTACTTTAACACTGTGAAACAGACACCGCTACTGTGTGCTAAATTACTTTACTGTGACCTACATTATTACGATCGACAAATGATAtgcgtcattaaaaaaaatcaatgtggaTTATTTGTTCTGCACTACAACTTTATTGATTAAATGCTTGTGTTTTAGGTACGACATGTACACCATTGGGAGTAGACCAGATGGAAGTGTGGCTAGATCGACAGCAACATCTGGTTAGTACACGCACGTACAGATAAACACACGAATGCATgcataccccccacccccacccccacccccaaatacaCATATAGacctctgtctgtctttctgtctgtctatctatctatctatccgtctctgtctctgtgtgtttatatatagatagacacacacatacaaacatacataaatacatacatacagagagaaagaggatGGTCAAACAGATAGGGGggtgcagagagagagagggggcagagagagagagagagagagagagagagagagagagagagagagagagagagagagagagagagagagagagagagagtactatTCGATTTACAAAGTCTATTTCTAGTGTTAATAAATAACACGCATGTGCTGATTCGTTATATTATTATCTTAGGTTTGGCTTATATTTCCACGATGTGTCGGTCTGATGGACGAAGTATATCTATAGTGGAAGATAACGGGGGGTTCCAGTGTATCGACACAGCGGCCCATGAACTGGGACACAGGTAAATCGTCGTTTTATGGTAATTATTTCGGAGGTTATTTGATATAACACAGACAGATGAATCCATATTTTGTCATCTATTGATCCATCCATTTAGTATATCCATTCCCTCCGTCCATACCTTCATTCATGCCTCCATCCattatccacccacccatccatctctCCATATCTCCCTCCCCCttcctccctccatccatcctcACACCCTCAATCCACACGCCCCATCCATTCCCTCCATccttctatccatccacccacttaTTGTTCcaccatttttattattgtatattctgtgttttaaaatgtgtatttcaTCATGGATGCTTTCTTTTCTTCAGTCTGGGATCCCGACACGATGGCGATGGGAACACGTGTAAGGCAGAAGACCGGTTCATTATGTCAGGAGGGACGTACAAGAAGACGAGCGCTAACCTAGGAAACCCCTGGCTCTTCTCGTCCTGCTCAGTGACGTACTTCAACAACTTCCTTACGGCGCTAATGCAGACACGGTTAGCTCCCTTTATTTAGTATACCCAGCGTCATCTCAGCAATATAATTGTAAATCTTTGTCTGATACTTAGAGGCTACTGGCATAATTTtacaaagaaggaaggaaggaaatgttttatttaacgacgcactcaacacattttatttacggttatatggcgtcagacatatagttaaggaccacatgagagaggaaacctgctgtcaccacttcatgggctactcgattagcagcaagggatcttttacatgcaccatcttatagacaggatagcacataccacggcctttgatgtaccagtcgtggtgcactagatgGAACGCACCTCTGCTCAATATTGATTCCAAAATATATACAGTTCATTACATGTTTTACAGAAATACTGTTCAAATTGCTTAGAGGAAAAGGCCCCTTTAATTCCGCCATTCAATATTTTAGTATGTTTTATTAACTGTATGTACactttatataaacaattgccATTGGTGATATATTACACACTAAAGCTTAATTTACTGCATATcactgtataatattaatatcataataaaataatataattgaaTATAATGATATGATTAATGACTATCATTGtaattactaatattaataacatagtttattgtttataattattgatTAGTTAACTTAGTAATcataaataattgtatttaataatcttataatataataataatattatgacaaTAACATTCAatgtaatacaatattattagtataatattaatataacaattatagCTATACCATTTtcacaaacaaaacgaaatctGGTGAATAACCAGATGCAAGGAAAAATGTTGGATTATTGAAATTGCATAAATCTCCAACaagtattaataaatttttgctctttttttacaATTCAGATATGGAATTAACTGTATGACTAAGAAGATTTCAGCAGTGAACGTACCGACAGTCCGAGACCTGCCGGGACAGATCTACAACCCTGACGCTCAGTGTCAAAACATATACGGCTCGAAATCAAGATTGTGTCAGGTACTAGCAGTGTTTCTGGCCGTCCTAGACGAAAAccgtcctcggtggcgtcgtggttaggccatcggtctacaggctggtaggtactgggttcggatcccagtcgaggcatgggttttttaatccagataccgactccaaaccgtgagtgagtgctccgcaaggttcaatgggtaggtgtaaaccacttgcaccgaccagtgatccataattggttcaacaaaggccatggtttgtgctatcctgtctgtgggaagcgcaaataaaagatcccttgctgctaatcggaaaaagcagcccatgaagtggcaacagcaggtttcctctcaaaatctgtgtggtctttaaccatatgtctgacgccatataaccgtaaataaaatgtgttgagtgcgtcgttaaataaaacatttctttctttttctagacgaaaatacattttatgtaaatCGACAAAATTATGTACGTTAGAAAAAGGGATCAGTGGTTTAAAATATCAGATACCTGATACATAAGGTGCATAGGTGGGCGAAAACTGTGATGCGGGAGTACGTACCCACGTTTCTGAATACAGTGGTATAAATATCAGATACCTGATACATAAGGTGCATAGGTGGGCGAAAACTGTGATGCGAGAGTACGTACCCACGTTTCTGAATACAGTGGTATAAATATCAGATACCTGATACATAAGGTGCATAGGTGGGCGAAAACTGTGATGCGGGAGTACGTACCCACGTTTCTGAATACAGTGGTATAAATATCAGATACCTGATACATAAGGTGCATAGGTGGGCGAAAACTGTGATGCGGGAGTACGTACCCACGTTTCTGAATACAGTGGTATAAATATCAGATACCTGATACATAAGGTGCATAGGTGGGCGAAAACTGTGATGCGGGAGTACGTACCCACGTTTCTGAATACAGTGGTATAAATATCGGATACCTGATACATAAGGTGCATAGGTGGGCGAAAACTGTGATGCGGGAGTACGTACCCACGTTTCTGAATACAGTGGTATAAATATCAGATACCTGATACATAAGGTGCATAGGTGGGCGAAAACTGTGATGCGGGAGTACGTACCCACGTTTCTGAATCCTCGCATGGTGTTTACACTTTAATAGTGATACAGTGATATAAATGACAGCTGAAATAGCTTTTTGTCAACGATATATTCAACATTCGAAATATAATTTTTCGAAATATAATTGAGTTCAGTAATTATCATATtttagctaataataataaataataaaaagaaacaacaacaaaaaaaacacaaaaaaaaaacaaagacaaaaacaaacaaataaccatAAATGTGCTGTAAACTATTTTTACGACTGCCATTTATATTTCAGGGTCCTAACTTTTTAAATAGCACCAGCCTCATATGTGTTTCCATGTACTGCCTCGACCCAAACACGCCCGGGACATGTTACCAGTATGAGGCGGCCAGAGGGACAACGTGTGGTAACAAAAAGGTTTGTACATTTTAACGTGAAAGCCATTTTGCTCTTTGTTCAATTTACAATGTGTTCAATttgcattgttttcaatttgcaATGTATAGTGATGAGAGCATTTAATGCAGTGAAACAGTTCTTCCAGGCTTAAAACCACAGGGGCAGAGGCCCTTAAAATTAAGCTgatgcgcgacgagtgtgatatgattgcaaacttcacgagatgagatataaatcatatttgacttttggcaatttaactttatttttaaaatgccagcaacaAAATAGTTTCCGCTTTCTTACAGTTAAGATAACACTTTCCACAGTGACGATAactttcactctaaaatgtgttatcgtcactgagtgactgataatacttttatttcactgatattttgagatatttcactaaatgttatataataagttggtattcattatatttgggagttatcataaaaaaataaatatactttagCATTAAAAATCTCTGGCGGTTATAATGACATTTAAGAAACTATTTTTTCTTCAAGTACGTATTCATGCGATAAATTAGATTCGGCTCTTTTCagcaacacacaaacaaacattcatAATACGTTTTATACTATTTCGAATACAGGGGCTACTGACGGACAtaaactgtattaaaaataacaaaagcaTGTCATTAGTTTGCTTTAGAGTCATACTAGACTTATTAAAATCAGTCGGATGGATAATATAATTCGTTTAAGAAACGACGAGCACTCGAAAGTGCTCGAGATCAATCCATCATACACCATTCTCAATTGACCGCGAACGTCCGCGAACAATTTCCCTCCTAAACACGCAGCTACTGTGATCTTTACTTGCCAATAAACCTCCgacacatttaattattaaagtatTTGTAACATTGCTTTACTGTTcttctgtttgtatttttcttCTGAGTATGATGATCTTTCGGCTTTGTGTTTTCAGTGGTGCATAAATGGCAAGTGTGTATATTCACCAGATGCGCCTACTGCTGATGGTAAGCAtaactatttttattgttattatgtaatattgttCTCCGAAGACCGCCTATCAATTACCACATgtatgatatccaatagccgatgattaattaattaatcaatcgtTATTGTGATCCGGTAGTGtcattagacaaaacaaactttagcctATTTATAAAAGGTATCCTAGTATtgaattaaattgtttattaattaataaaaaaattgatgtGATCTAACAATATGCATGTAGCCTCATTTGAAGAGTATGTGTGAGAATCATTGAATACGTAATTATTCATTATCCATTGTGCCCttatggtgttgttaaacgaaacgagcttttaactttatttccacAAATTGAATTTACAGACAAATGTCCGTTCGGTGACCAGTCGGGCACAGCATTTGAAGGAAAGACGTGTGAAGATTTCGTATCTGGTTCTGGTGCATCTTACTGCTATCAAGAGGTCGTTAGAGGGCGCTGCTGTAAATCTTGTGGTCTTCATTACACCGGGGCACCAGGTAAATCATTGTAACTACCATTGCTTAATGTTTACCATATAGATTGTATCTTTTCGCTTTTAGAAACACCAATACTTAGATTTTCCACCAACAAACGATAAAAACGTACAcgaaaacattaatatattctGCAGGTTCAGATTAATAAAAGACAACAACCCAATTCCGAAATTTGTGGGGCTTTGGGCGTTTTGTTTTGGAGGGTGGCAAGCAaacttcattcattcaacatTGTCCTTATTGGCCATATCTCATATTTGATACAAAGATTCTATCCTACACATTATGTCACACTatctttttcacaaaatcatcTGTACATCTgggctttttgttgttttactaTAGGTTGCTTATACGGAGACAAAGTGCTTGGCTGCAGAAAAGAATACTGCGACCACATCTACACCGATGGCAGACGATACGACGCCAACTGCTGTGGAACGTGCGGACTGGCAACAACAACGCCTGGCGGACCAACAACACCAGTCACTACGGTATTCACCCAGAGACCAACTACCACCGCTGTGACACAGGCACCAACACCAGGTAAATTTAAAGTATAACTGTCTGCAGTCCCGTTtcggctcccaaccagagcgaAGTTTATCGACTCAGTgtttaggtgtaagaccactacaccgacttctctctcactaacgactagCCACTAAcctgctgtcctggacagacagcacagataactgaggtgtgtgtactCTGGTGCTTGAAAgctagatataagcacgaaaataaattgaaataaattatttttccagAACAGTCCTCTCTTTTTAGGGTGATTGTTATGGTGATGAGGGGTAcgattctttaaaaaatatgccttcAGTAACCAAACATAATgtcttttatattttgtatttggaCCTAATATCTTTTCGTTGTTCATTCAGGTTGGTTATATAAATACAGTTTATTAAGTATTACTCTGTTTTTAGGCACGTGTTCTGATATAGGAGGGGTTACTTTCAACGGCAAGTCGTGCGCAGACATTGTTGCCCAGTCGCCGTCCAACTGTTATTCCGATAACGTCAAGTTGTACTGCTGTGGAACATGTGCACGAGTCTCGACCGGGACGCCTGGTAAGTCAGAAACTTTTGACTGTCTTTATCGTCTTCTGTAACCACAAGCATGCTTCTGATCTTTACCTAGAATTAAAGGCAGACTCTCACTGGAGTGTACGCACTAATGGCCGAGTCCCAAGAATTGTGTGACTTGAAATACACACTGGGCCGGATTTACAAAGCCAGGTTATgttttacacgcgtgtaactacgcaGTCTGATTAAAGTTAGCTCTTCTGGtctaatagtaattaaccagtggagctaattttagtTAGATTGGTAACTACGTACAatcacaatgcttaaacacctgcctttaagaaaaacaggcttcgtaaattcggcccataatGTGTACGTTAATCTTCAACAAACTCTAACTATCATAACCACTTTGCATCTGTTTAAAATCACTAGCCTTAACTAAAACAACTGTTTATTTTCTGATTTAAGATTAATTAACCACAATTCAGTGAAATACACATCTATGAGCATATAATGCGGTATCATGACTTTTGTAGCTGTTTGAATACAATATACAACGGGTCtaattaattgtatatattttcggGTCtaattaattgtatatattttcatcaaCATTTTCTTGGCCATTTAGTATATCAACCTTCGTGCGATCCTGCCTTTAATATATTCTTCATTAGAGCAGTATTTCGCAATACGTGTTCCGTTAACTTGGTCCATACCAATTTACTATAATGCAGACCATAAGTGGACtgcaatattgtttttaacGCACATTAATGTGCGCAGACGCGACAAAtcgataatatttttaaaataactactTTTCGTTTTCACTGAGACCGAATCAATTGCTGCCTAAATAATTCTACATTCGTTAAATTGAATAACTGTATAATtcatatatactcaacaaaattaattaaagatcAGTAGACCTTTTGTCATTTTAGCACAATTTTGTTCAGAGTAATTTGTTTACCttttttataatgttcaatTGCCAAATGCCACCAGTGTTAGCAATGAACAAACTGCACGCTTTACATGTTTAAACCATTCTTTAATAAAATGCAcaatgtatactagtatttatatattatatacatcatatacacaacacacaatgTATGCAAAACGGACATTAAAGGAAACAGCTTCGCGTGATCACGGCATGGTTGTTTGCTTGCTTCATTATCAATATTCATCCACTCACCGTATACATTATATGAACCATGCATGTATATACTGGACGTAGTTGTCTACATTACCACACCATGTCTGCTATTAATACGGAACATGTAGTACAGATGTAGTACAGATGTGCATCATTGGCCACATTCAAAGGAGTACATCACAAAGATGGCAAGGTGTCCTGAATGATGGAATCTCCAACTGAATCACCAAGGCGGGTTGCACAGACATTTAAAACGACCAATGGGTGTCATGGAGTATTCAAGTACATCATGGACGTAGAACTGATTAATGAATGGCTGGTATTAATTCAAGAATTCTTCATGAAGACACAACTTGGAGGATTTTGTCGACGTCATAAAATCTGCTGTTACTTGTTTCATCACAAAGGACTCGTTTGTCGTTTTGATATACCAAGGAGACAATTATATGAAGTCGCAAGTCCATCAACCAAACCAACAGATAGCATTGTAGAGATGTTGATACGTACTGGAAACGTCTTTAGTGGATTAACGTGAAATCATGGAATCGCTTGTTGCACCATAGAGACACAGCATTATAGTGGATAAGAGGAGATAATGAATCATGGAGATGTAAAACCTTGCTATTTTGGAATACCTTGAGAGCACACAATTAAACTCTTATCGTTATGAAATACATTTGTCACTACAAGACAAAAGGGTATGTTAAATCAGTGGATACGGATGTCCAGCAGAGAGAACTCAaaacaatgaatgtttaaaagaTAGAATATTGATAACACTGAGGAACAGTGCCGTGACGTATATGCACagtagtgttaaattagaaaatttaCTCAGTTAGCATACCTTACTTAACGTCTTTAGCTAGATTAGCAATTCTAAATCGATTAATACTTTTTTATCTTTTACTAGCAAGTTTTCTGTCTGTATAGTATAATAGTGTAGTTTTAAGTCATGTATATACATGATGCAATTGaaagataaaatgttttttgttttttttcacactttaaactttgaaaacaatacaacatacatgtatgtaacaatggatgtatgtcattaaacaattttaatttttaacttttaatccCACCTTTCAAGTGCACTTTTAAATACCCCTTTCAAGTGCACCTTTAATTACCCCTTTCAAGTGCACCTTTAATTACCCCTTTCAAGTGCACCTTTAATTACCCCTTTCACCTGCACCTTTAATTACCCCTTTCAACTGCACCTTTAATTACCCCCCTTTCAACTGCACCTTTTGCACCCTGTACTTTCTTTTGACCAGTAGACTAGACTTTAACAAAGTAATTAACGTTTTACAATTACTTTCAAGTTATACAATATTAGATTtgtaaataaatgcattataattgtattattatgtcgttaaacaaaacaaactttataattgtattaaaatacgTGTTTGTAATTACTATAACGTTTTAGTATTCTGTAATGATTTTTGTACGTTTTCTATctttcttaataataataataataataataataataataaaaaacgattgaatgatataaataattatttgatgcTACTATTATTTAAAGATATACCTTTTCATAAaaccaattattttaaaacaacacagataaaaataaatatataatactgcATAACATTTTATATGACAGTAGGTTTTAGTGCCAAACGTTTTGTCTATGTAGGTTGTGATTATGGGGATAAAGCATATCCCTGCATTGTTGCCAACTGTGGCTACCGCTACACGGATGGGTCACTTTATGACACCAACTGCTGTGCCACGTGCAACAACTCGACAACAACCACCGAGTCTACATCAACTACAGGTGTGTCTACAACACCCTCTACTACAGTTGAAGCTACAACTACAACACCAGCTACAACAACAATCACTAAATCACCACACATATCTACTACAACCTCTAGAACTACGACCACAACCACCCCGCAACCAAGCACGTCAACACCACCGTGTGTTGACAGAACAGTGTTTCAACCGTGCAGTGTTTCGT encodes the following:
- the LOC121381906 gene encoding zinc metalloproteinase-disintegrin-like stejnihagin-B isoform X2 translates to MEVMSSTRVAVFIFVTICLLTVYTSADIAYVQISKQSITESRGCRLPKRIGVSVRVDNETLSLELTRNDDVDSNAPLFLFKEDGIEKKKTVVKELLIDNQREAQFQDEAWEAAMTISCYGEDRNVHLELMGILTLHGKEYKLEPKSRNRRGVSRDQEEYTFEKEPVQPIGHDYREAPLYEETVTPNLKKIEKYPILLRLKSASPLRRKRQTPSEYFVDVLTLIDYSIYKRYYDRTESALSAGTRKLLALQNIREYFAYIMNGVNLRYKRITGLTARLVVRLIGYVVAETSSKAPWTENYRVMTSSGGEVDADNVLKFMTKWVPEATLPSSDHVMLFTGYDMYTIGSRPDGSVARSTATSGLAYISTMCRSDGRSISIVEDNGGFQCIDTAAHELGHSLGSRHDGDGNTCKAEDRFIMSGGTYKKTSANLGNPWLFSSCSVTYFNNFLTALMQTRYGINCMTKKISAVNVPTVRDLPGQIYNPDAQCQNIYGSKSRLCQGPNFLNSTSLICVSMYCLDPNTPGTCYQYEAARGTTCGNKKWCINGKCVYSPDAPTADDKCPFGDQSGTAFEGKTCEDFVSGSGASYCYQEVVRGRCCKSCGLHYTGAPGCLYGDKVLGCRKEYCDHIYTDGRRYDANCCGTCGLATTTPGGPTTPVTTVFTQRPTTTAVTQAPTPGTCSDIGGVTFNGKSCADIVAQSPSNCYSDNVKLYCCGTCARVSTGTPELRTTTKPSTTTTTITTTTENTRETSKTAATTTTTKTPCFDTGSFSGVDCSQFVDKEGKASCYNRTVKDACCATCASVALSVKGCEYGDRNPSLCSAAIVRGNGCQGLTTICCSSCKKTSGTSGLQASQFIVFIVLLMSVFHIAK
- the LOC121381906 gene encoding zinc metalloproteinase-disintegrin-like stejnihagin-B isoform X3, whose translation is MEVMSSTRVAVFIFVTICLLTVYTSADIAYVQISKQSITESRGCRLPKRIGVSVRVDNETLSLELTRNDDVDSNAPLFLFKEDGIEKKKTVVKELLIDNQREAQFQDEAWEAAMTISCYGEDRNVHLELMGILTLHGKEYKLEPKSRNRRGVSRDQEEYTFEKEPVQPIGHDYREAPLYEETVTPNLKKIEKYPILLRLKSASPLRRKRQTPSEYFVDVLTLIDYSIYKRYYDRTESALSAGTRKLLALQNIREYFAYIMNGVNLRYKRITGLTARLVVRLIGYVVAETSSKAPWTENYRVMTSSGGEVDADNVLKFMTKWVPEATLPSSDHVMLFTGYDMYTIGSRPDGSVARSTATSGLAYISTMCRSDGRSISIVEDNGGFQCIDTAAHELGHSLGSRHDGDGNTCKAEDRFIMSGGTYKKTSANLGNPWLFSSCSVTYFNNFLTALMQTRYGINCMTKKISAVNVPTVRDLPGQIYNPDAQCQNIYGSKSRLCQGPNFLNSTSLICVSMYCLDPNTPGTCYQYEAARGTTCGNKKWCINGKCVYSPDAPTADDKCPFGDQSGTAFEGKTCEDFVSGSGASYCYQEVVRGRCCKSCGLHYTGAPGCLYGDKVLGCRKEYCDHIYTDGRRYDANCCGTCGLATTTPGGPTTPVTTVFTQRPTTTAVTQAPTPGTCSDIGGVTFNGKSCADIVAQSPSNCYSDNVKLYCCGTCARVSTGTPGCEYGDRNPSLCSAAIVRGNGCQGLTTICCSSCKKTSGTSGLQASQFIVFIVLLMSVFHIAK